CTAAATCTCTTTGAAAACTAGCTATTTACAATATGGTTTTCTTGTGTTTTAAATGATAACTGTCACCGGTTAGATGAATCATCTTGCTTTTAAAGTTATTCTGTTATCAATATCTCCAAATATTTCTTCAACCTTTTTAACATATCAGTCCGTGGGGACTTTTTATCCTTTTCCCAATTTCTAATGGTTTTCTCATCAACGCCCAAATATTTTGCTGCCTCTTCCAGTGTATGGCCATGATATAGGCGAGCCTTTTTCAACTTTTGGCCAAGTGTTTTTTCGGTGAGTTTATCGTAAAATCCAACATACCAGATGGGTTTATCCAGTGCTTTGGCCAACTTTTTAGCTGTTGTAACTTTCAACCCCGATTTACACTCATATACATCCTTTTCGATATTTCTGATATT
This portion of the Caldalkalibacillus thermarum genome encodes:
- a CDS encoding helix-turn-helix domain-containing protein, which translates into the protein DKRVVQSYGKVITKREHTPLVHMVHGDEKDTPGIRLRKARLEKNLFLRELAELTGLTPENIRNIEKDVYECKSGLKVTTAKKLAKALDKPIWYVGFYDKLTEKTLGQKLKKARLYHGHTLEEAAKYLGVDEKTIRNWEKDKKSPRTDMLKRLKKYLEILITE